In Zingiber officinale cultivar Zhangliang chromosome 1A, Zo_v1.1, whole genome shotgun sequence, a genomic segment contains:
- the LOC122034884 gene encoding uncharacterized protein LOC122034884 has translation MFDGSHALALSFPIHLVDHVVPAKHRIHVKRPRLPPSSPLLLWREDSDKVPTGSHRPTELASSAATPFLDSPVSIGVLGGAPAAATLRFVNNLVQSFGDESLPFVVCADPAIGRSLADRERSPAALESLRRGRVFLERAGARCIAMPCHAAHAWHLEIAEGCAVPFLDAGECVAEELKAAKLRPAEIWSNVRVGVLALDATSLVARFYQEKLEKRGFEVVFPDKETMEHMVIPAMEAFERKDMEGARNLVRISIHVLLVRAVSSIVLASDSMQGLLPEDDPLLRMCIDPMDALVRATLLWALSVSKN, from the exons ATGTTCGATGGAAGCCACGCACTGGCGTTAAGCTTCCCCATCCATCTCGTCGATCACGTCGTCCCGGCCAAGCACCGGATCCATGTTAAACGACCTAGGCTGCCGCCGTCGTCGCCTCTTCTCCTTTGGAGGGAGGACTCCGACAAGGTCCCCACTGGATCCCACCGCCCGACCGAGCTCGCCTCATCCGCCGCCACTCCCTTCCTCGACTCCCCAGTCTCTATCGGCGTCTTGGGCGGCGCTCCGGCCGCCGCCACTCTTAGATTCGTGAACAACCTCGTCCAGTCCTTCGGCGACGAGTCTCTCCCCTTCGTCGTTTGCGCCGACCCGGCGATCGGCAGATCGCTCGCTGACCGCGAGCGGAGCCCTGCGGCGTTGGAGAGCCTACGGCGGGGGCGGGTGTTCCTGGAGCGAGCCGGGGCGCGGTGCATCGCCATGCCGTGCCACGCCGCACACGCCTGGCACCTCGAGATCGCAGAGGGATGCGCCGTCCCGTTCCTCGACGCCGGAGAGTGCGTGGCGGAGGAGCTGAAGGCGGCGAAACTGAGGCCGGCGGAGATCTGGAGCAACGTACGCGTGGGAGTCCTTGCGCTGGATGCCACCTCGTTAGTTGCTCGATTTTATCAGGAAAAATTAGAAAAACGA GGTTTTGAGGTTGTTTTCCCAGACAAAGAGACGATGGAGCACATGGTGATTCCAGCCATGGAGGCATTTGAGAGAAAGGACATGGAAGGAGCAAGGAACTTGGTCAGGATCTCCATCCATGTTCTTCTGGTGAGGGCCGTGAGCAGCATCGTGCTGGCCTCTGACTCCATGCAGGGGCTGTTGCCTGAAGATGACCCCCTGCTGAGGATGTGCATTGACCCCATGGATGCTCTGGTGAGAGCCACCCTGCTCTGGGCTTTGTCTGTCAgcaaaaattaa
- the LOC122003691 gene encoding uncharacterized protein LOC122003691 has product MPKEGTGVTPFHLVYGGEAVIPVEVGIESDQLQQYDVDNAERRQLELDLVDEARVKVGDLVWKKVKPVSDVGKLEAPWAGPFRIVEKLRSGSYYLEEEDGR; this is encoded by the exons ATGCCAAAGGAGGGGACGggtgtcacgcctttccacttggtatatggggGTGAGGCAGTCATTCCCGTCGAGGTCGGGATAGAATCTGACCAGCTGCAGCAGTACGACgtggacaatgccgagcggagacaACTTGAGCTTGACTTGGTGGATGAGGCTCGCGTCAAG GTTGGCGACCTTGTATGGAAGAAGGTAAAGCCGGtcagcgacgtcggcaagctggaggctccttgggctggACCGTTCAGGATcgtggagaagctccgctcgggatcTTACTATTTAGAAGAGGAAGACGGACGGTGA